From the genome of Fundulus heteroclitus isolate FHET01 chromosome 9, MU-UCD_Fhet_4.1, whole genome shotgun sequence, one region includes:
- the LOC105928871 gene encoding cytochrome P450 2J6-like (The RefSeq protein has 5 substitutions compared to this genomic sequence), with protein sequence MWLYNFLLVLDLKAILLFIFSFLLIADFLRNRKPANFPPGPKALPFVGNMLNLDSQHPHIFFSKLADIYGNVFSFRLGKESMVVVSGHKLVKEAIVTQGENFVDRPPNAIAERFYTEPSGGLFFNNGEIWKRQRRFALSTLRTFGLGKNTLELSICEEIRHLQEEIENEKGKPFSPAGLFNNAVSNIICQLVMGRRFDYHDQSFQTMLKYMSEALWLEGSIWGQLYQAFPQVMKYIPGPHNKLFSNFTAIKELLQEEIEKHKKDLDHSNPRDYIDTFLIKMENQQEAELGFTERNLAFCSLDLFLAGTETTATTLLWALLFLIKYPEVQEKVHAEIDRVIGQTRLPSMADRPNLPYTDAVIHEIQRMSNIVPLNGLRVASKDTTLGGYFIPKGTAVMPMLTSVLFDKTEWETPDTFNPGHFLDANGKFVKKEAFLPFSAGKRVCLGEGLAKMELFLFLVALLQKFSFSAPEGVELSTEGITGITLVPHPYKVSAKAR encoded by the exons ATGTGGCTTTATAACTTTTTGCTGGTCTTAGACCTAAAGGCAattcttctgtttattttttccttccttttgatCGCAGACTTCTTTAGGAACAGGAAACCAGCAAACTTTCCTCCAGGACCAAAGGCTCTCCCCTTTGTGGGGAACATGTTAAATCTGGACAGCCAACATCCACACATCTTTTTCAGCAAG TTGGCTGACATCTACGGGAACGTCTTCAGCTTCCGCCTGGGCAAGGAATCCATGGTGGTCGTGAGCGGACACAAGTTGGTGAAAGAGGCCATAGTGACACAAGGCGAGAACTTTGTGGATCGACCGCCTAATGCAATCGCTGAAAGGTTTTACACTGAACCCTCAG gtggtcttttttttaacaacggAGAGATATGGAAAAGGCAGCGGCGTTTTGCTTTATCTACTTTACGCACCTTTGGCCTGGGCAAAAACACGCTGGAGCTGAGCATCTGTGAGGAGATCCGACATCTGCAGGAGGAAATAGAGAATGAGAAAG GTAAACCCTTCAGCCCAGCAGGCCTCTTCAACAATGCTGTCTCTAACATAATTTGCCAGCTGGTTATGGGGAGAAGATTTGACTACCATGACCAAAGCTTTCAGACCATGCTGAAGTACATGTCTGAAGCGCTTTGGCTGGAAGGGAGCATATGGGGTCAG CTTTATCAGGCCTTTCCTCAAGTGATGAAATATATACCGGGTCCTCACAACAAACTCTTCAGCAATTTTACTGCCATAAAGGAGCTCCTGCAAGAGGAAATAGAAAAGCACAAGAAGGATCTGGATCACAGCAATCCCAGAGACTACATTGACACCTTCCTCATTAAAATGGAGAAC CACCAAGAAGCTGAGCTGGGATTCACAGAACGTAATCTGGCTTTCTGCTCTCTCGACCTCTTCCTCGCTGGAACAGAAACAACAGCCACCACACTGCTGTGGGCCTTGCTTTTCCTCATAAAATACCCTGAAGTCCAAG AGAAAGTCCATGCAGAGATCGACACAGTTATTGGACAGACTCGCCTGCCCTCCATGGCCGACAGGCCGAACCTGCCCTACACTGATGCTGTGATCCATGAGATCCAGAGGATGTCAAACATTGTTCCTCTGAATGGACTCAGGGTTGCTtccaaggatacaactctgggTGGTTACTTCATACCAAAG GGAACAGCGGTGATGCCCATGCTGACCTCTGTACTGTTTGACAAAACTGAGTGGGAGACTCCAGACACCTTCAATCCTGGACACTTCCTGGATGCTAATGGGAAATTTGTGAAGAAAGAAGCGTTCCTGCCCTTCTCTGCAG GGAAACGTGTGTGCCTCGGTGAAGGCCTCGCTAAGATGGAGCTGTTCCTGTTTTTGGTCGCCTTGCTGCAGAAGTTCACGTTCTCTGCTCCTGAAGGAGTTGAGCTGAGCACTGAAGGAATAACGGGGATTACCCGTGTGCCTCACCCCTACAAGGTCTCTGCTAAGGCTCGCTGA
- the LOC105928864 gene encoding cytochrome P450 2J6: MWLCSFCQWFSLRWMLIFIFTILVVVNFLIKRDPPHFPPGPPALPFFGNIFSIEAKQPHIYLTKLAEVYGNVFCIRLGRHKTVFISGWKMVKEALVIQAENFVDRPYSPMVTRIYSGNSRGLFFSNGKVWRRQRRFAMATLRTFGMAKGSMEENICQESRHLLEAMEKEEGKAFDPMQLLNSAVSNIICQIVFGRRFDYSDQDLRRMLRDLTDMAYLEGSIWALLYDAFPVLMRHLPGPHNGIFSSSRSLKASIRKEMERHKLDLDPSNPRDYIDNFLIEEKHNRKQDMGFVEENLVLCCLDLFLAGSETTSKTLQWGLLYLIKYPHIQDKVQEEIDRAVGQNRPPTVADRSNMPYTDAVIHEIQRMGNIVPLNGLRMAARDTALGGYVIPKGATVMPNLTSVLFDKNEWETPDSFNPKHFLDDHGRFIKKEAFLPFSAGKRACLGEGLAKMELFLFFVTLFQRFHFSTLDVAELRTEGITGATRTPYPFKIFAKSRFDLQPLCNAA; the protein is encoded by the exons ATGTggctctgcagcttctgtcaGTGGTTCAGTCTTAGATGGATGctaattttcatttttactaTTCTTGTCGTTGTAAATTTCCTCATCAAAAGGGATCCTCCTCACTTTCCACCAGGACCACCCGCTCTCCCTTTTTTTGGGAACATCTTCAGCATTGAAGCCAAGCAGCCTCATATTTACCTCACTAAG CTTGCTGAGGTTTATGGGAATGTGTTCTGCATACGTCTGGGGAGACACAAAACAGTGTTCATCTCTGGGTGGAAGATGGTGAAAGAGGCTTTAGTGATACAGGCCGAAAACTTTGTGGATCGGCCTTACAGCCCGATGGTGACCAGGATTTACTCAGGAAACTCCA GAGGTCTTTTCTTCAGTAATGGGAAGGTGTGGAGGAGGCAGCGGCGCTTTGCCATGGCCACGCTGCGTACCTTTGGCATGGCTAAGGGCTCCATGGAGGAGAACATATGCCAGGAGAGTCGACACCTGCTGGAGGCGATGGAGAAGGAGGAAG GTAAGGCCTTTGACCCGATGCAACTCCTGAACAGCGCCGTGTCCAACATCATCTGCCAGATTGTGTTTGGGAGACGATTTGACTACAGTGACCAGGACCTCCGGAGGATGCTGAGGGATCTCACAGACATGGCTTACCTGGAAGGCTCCATATGGGCTCTG CTTTATGATGCTTTCCCAGTACTAATGAGACACTTGCCAGGACCTCACAATGGCATCTTCAGCAGCTCCAGGTCTTTGAAGGCGTCTATCAGGAAAGAGATGGAAAGACACAAGCTGGATCTGGATCCAAGCAACCCACGAGACTATATCGACAACTTCCTTATAGAGGAAAAA CACAACAGAAAGCAGGACATGGGTTTTGTGGAAGAGAACCTGGTTCTGTGTTGTCTGGATCTCTTCTTGGCTGGCAGCGAAACCACTTCAAAGACTCTGCAGTGGGGACTACTCTACCTTATAAAATATCCTCACATCCAGG ACAAAGTCCAGGAAGAGATAGACAGAGCGGTCGGACAGAACCGCCCGCCTACCGTGGCAGACAGATCCAACATGCCCTACACTGATGCCGTCATCCACGAGATCCAAAGGATGGGAAACATTGTTCCTCTCAACGGGCTCAGGATGGCTGCTAGAGACACAGCGCTGGGTGGTTACGTCATACCAAAG GGGGCGACCGTGATGCCAAACCTGACCTCTGTTCTTTTTGACAAGAACGAATGGGAAACACCTGACAGCTTCAACCCCAAACACTTCCTGGACGATCACGGCAGGTTCATCAAGAAGGAAGCCTTTTTACCCTTCTCTGCTG GAAAGAGAGCGTGTCTCGGTGAGGGTCTGGCAAAGATGGAGCTGTTCCTGTTTTTTGTCACCTTGTTCCAGAGGTTTCACTTTTCCACTCTGGATGTCGCTGAGCTGAGAACAGAAGGTATAACAGGGGCCACACGCACGCCGTACCCCTTTAAGATCTTCGCAAAATCCCGTTTTGACTTGCAGCCTTTGTGCAATGCAGCATAA